One Ictalurus furcatus strain D&B chromosome 25, Billie_1.0, whole genome shotgun sequence DNA window includes the following coding sequences:
- the LOC128601558 gene encoding N-alpha-acetyltransferase 20-like, translated as MIGSRVISLSFPCVSAVVGKAEGSVAREEGHGHVTALSVAPEFRRLGLAAKLMDMLEEISERKLGFFVDLFVHVSNQVAVNMYKQLGYSVYRTVIEYYSASNGEPFISLLF; from the exons aTGATTGGCTCACGTGTGATTTCACTCTCTTTTCCTTGTGTCTCTGCAGTCGTGGGGAAGGCCGAGGGCTCTGTGGCGCGGGAGGAGGGGCACGGCCACGTCACGGCTCTGTCGGTGGCTCCTGAGTTCAGACGGCTGGGTTTGGCTGCCAAACTCATGGACATGCTGGAGGAGATCTCCGAAAG GAAATTAGGTTTCTTTGTTGACCTTTTTGTCCACGTCTCCAACCAAGTGGCAGTGAACATGTACAAACAGCTGGGCTACAGTGTCTACAGAACCGTGATCGAATATTACTCAGCCAGCAACGGAGAACCGTTTATAAGCTTACTATTCTAA